Sequence from the Anabaena sphaerica FACHB-251 genome:
CTACAAAACTAGCATCCAGCAGCACCCGATCTAATAAATTAGGTTGGGGGCGAATCCACACATAACTGCGTTGAATTTGAACACCATTTTTATGTTCTGTCAAATAAAATTTGCCCCGATATTCCTGATAAATTTGACGTTCAGGGTAGTTGGGCATAGCTGTGACTACACGCACTTGATGTCCACGTTTCACCAGTCCCTCTGCTAATTCAGTCATTAGCGGAGCGATACCAATAGGTTCTGGGTGGTAGTTGTAAGAGTAAATTAAAATCCGCATAACAAATTAGTCAAAGTTCCCTGGTTGTTTCTTGAGTGACAATAATTATCTGTCGTTAAAGCTACCCTGGAACATTTTAGCTCCTAGAATAAGTTTATTCTCTCTTTATACTTCTTATTTGTCAGTAAATTTTCGTTGAAGATTACGTAAATCTTGATATCAAGTTCATAAAGAAATAAGATTTAGGCTTTTCCACGAGTATCCATTAAAGTTGATGACAGAGTTTGTATTTTTGAGTTTTATTCAGACGATGAGTACCTATTATTACTAATGCAAATCCTTGTTTACTGAGAAAAGCTATTGGCTGTATTTGTGATATTCTTGTTTTGAGGAAACGATAGGTGAATTAGTTCCAGATAACCGTTGGTTGAACCTTGAGAATTATGGATGCTGTACACCAGTTTTATTGGGAGTGCTACTGGTAAGTTCAACATCCCCCAGTCCCTGCTCCCTTGCCTTTTGGCTCCAGCGCATCAGCCTTATTTTGTTGGTTCGGGGTAACGATGGTTTAAGTGCATCTTTGCTTTCGCTACTCATTTGAGAATTTCAGCAAGTCCTAATTATCCTGCTAACTGCTATAAATCCTGACCTTAAAGCAAAATTTACCCAGAGCCGCTTTGATCAGCTTGGGTAAATTTTGCAATGTGATTTGGTATGTTTTAACTTGAACAGTAAACTGTTTAGGGCATAATGCTGGGAGATTTACACCCGCTATCAACGCCTGAAACCTTCTGTGTAGGGAACCAAAACGGCGGTGATGAAACTGATAATTGATAACTGATAACGGTTAAACAGCACCACTGTTTTTGTTAAACAATATGGCTATAGTTTTGAGAATCAGCTTTAAATCGTAAACCAAAGTCCAATTTTTTTGATACTGCAAATCCAGGCGAATAACATCCTCAAAACTGCGTACTGTTGAGCGTCCATTTACCTGCCATTCACCAGTCATCCCCGGTTTTACATCCAAACGTTGCCACTCTGGTACTTCATATCGTTCCACTTCATCGGGGGTAGGTGGCCTAGTGCCAACTAAACTCATTTCGCCTTTCAGCACGTTCCAGAATTGCGGCAGTTCATCCAGACTTGTACGGCGCAAAAAGCGTCCTACTCTGGTAATTCTGGGATCGTTATCATTTTTAAAGAAAGCACCTTCTACTTGGTTTTTAACTTGAGATTTCTTGGCTTCCGCATCGACACACATAGAACGGAATTTCCAAATAGGAAAACGCTTACCCATCCACCCACAGCGAGTTTGTTTAAAGAAAATCGGACCGGGATCGTTGATTTGAATGGCGATCGCAATAGGAATGAATAAAAATCCTGTAATTACTAAACCTACCAATGATCCCACTATGTCAATCAGTCTTTTCATCCAGGAGTCCACAGAAGGATGAGTCTGAGGTAGGGGATCTGGCTTCCGAGTGACGGTTTTCCGATTATCTTCAAGATTCCTAGATTCTATGGGTTCGACGCTGTTCGGAGACTCAATAGAAAATACCTGATCCAATCCTGTGAGGTTGAGGACTGACATAACTTGGGGGGTAGCATTACGAAGTAGGAATGCGATCCCCTGTTCCTGGGCATATTTAAAATTACTCACCAAAGATCCTAAACCGCTGCTATCCATAAAGATAGTATTTTGGAAATCAATGATAATTTGCTGGGGATGTGAATCAGCCTCGATTAAGTTTTGGCAGGTTTGCTTAAAGCGAACAGCCTCAAGCACGCTCAAACGCATCGATACCTGCACTATTGCTGTGTCGTTC
This genomic interval carries:
- a CDS encoding sugar transferase — protein: MATKLHSFMSSQPTEADFPVTYLNDTAIVQVSMRLSVLEAVRFKQTCQNLIEADSHPQQIIIDFQNTIFMDSSGLGSLVSNFKYAQEQGIAFLLRNATPQVMSVLNLTGLDQVFSIESPNSVEPIESRNLEDNRKTVTRKPDPLPQTHPSVDSWMKRLIDIVGSLVGLVITGFLFIPIAIAIQINDPGPIFFKQTRCGWMGKRFPIWKFRSMCVDAEAKKSQVKNQVEGAFFKNDNDPRITRVGRFLRRTSLDELPQFWNVLKGEMSLVGTRPPTPDEVERYEVPEWQRLDVKPGMTGEWQVNGRSTVRSFEDVIRLDLQYQKNWTLVYDLKLILKTIAILFNKNSGAV